One part of the Pseudemcibacter aquimaris genome encodes these proteins:
- a CDS encoding Bax inhibitor-1/YccA family protein, translating to MVDQNQYYSNSRTQTAAEIDEGLRAYMLTVYNYMASALALTGLAAYVTANTPALASLFFTAEGGRTGLGMILFIVTIGLSFGISAGLNRMKASTVQILYWVFAVLFGVSLSYVLMIYTGVSIARTFFITAAAFGSLSIYGYTTKRNLAPLGTFLMMGLIGLLISGLVNAFFLQSTMLHFVTSAVGVLIFAGFTAYDTQKIKLWYDINDSHEVAKKKAIYGALDLYLDFILLFLHLLQFLGNRE from the coding sequence ATGGTTGATCAAAACCAATATTATTCAAATTCACGCACACAGACTGCGGCAGAGATCGATGAGGGCCTGCGCGCGTATATGTTAACCGTGTATAATTACATGGCATCTGCGCTTGCGCTTACGGGTCTTGCTGCATATGTGACAGCGAATACGCCTGCATTGGCTTCGCTCTTTTTTACAGCTGAGGGCGGGCGAACAGGTTTAGGAATGATTCTATTTATCGTGACTATTGGTTTATCATTCGGAATTAGTGCAGGCTTGAACCGTATGAAAGCTTCAACTGTTCAAATACTATATTGGGTGTTTGCTGTATTATTTGGTGTTTCATTATCATACGTACTTATGATTTATACAGGTGTAAGCATAGCCAGAACGTTTTTCATAACAGCAGCGGCTTTTGGATCACTAAGTATTTATGGTTATACAACCAAAAGAAACTTGGCCCCTTTGGGAACATTCTTAATGATGGGGCTAATTGGCCTACTCATTTCCGGGCTTGTAAATGCATTTTTCTTGCAATCTACAATGCTACATTTTGTAACATCTGCAGTAGGCGTTCTAATCTTTGCAGGGTTTACAGCATACGATACACAGAAAATAAAATTATGGTATGATATTAACGACAGTCATGAGGTTGCTAAAAAGAAAGCGATTTATGGAGCTTTAGATTTATACCTAGATTTCATCCTTCTATTCTTACACCTACTCCAATTCCTAGGCAACCGCGAATAG